In a genomic window of Arthrobacter woluwensis:
- a CDS encoding alcohol dehydrogenase catalytic domain-containing protein has translation MTRAVRYEEFGGPEVLQLVAGEVPQPGPGEVRVRVAAAGLNPVDFKIFHGGPAAEAFGGAPGSGVGNDFAGEIDELGEGVTGFAVGDRVFGGKRHEAVADFGPGPRERTAPHPGRTLR, from the coding sequence ATGACACGTGCAGTGCGGTATGAAGAGTTCGGCGGACCCGAGGTCCTGCAGCTGGTCGCCGGCGAGGTGCCTCAGCCGGGCCCGGGCGAGGTCCGTGTCCGCGTCGCGGCCGCCGGTCTGAACCCGGTCGACTTCAAGATCTTCCACGGCGGCCCCGCGGCGGAGGCGTTCGGCGGAGCTCCCGGCTCCGGCGTCGGCAACGACTTCGCCGGCGAAATCGACGAACTCGGCGAGGGCGTCACGGGCTTCGCCGTGGGCGACCGGGTGTTCGGCGGCAAGCGGCACGAAGCGGTGGCCGACTTCGGTCCTGGTCCCCGCGAGCGGACTGCACCGCACCCCGGACGGACTCTCCGATGA
- a CDS encoding SRPBCC domain-containing protein — translation MTAAADFQENKEDEQVESIRQLEEWQGLRGINRVWEFDAPVETVFRAHTDPLWLARWLVPDGVELRFRRWDARTGGSWSYSVGAGGDDWTFYGSFHEVSEPWRIVQTVEAEADSHGPVLEVLDFLELPGGGCRLEAIAMFTSPAAREEVGGSDDDGGLARLTDLLSELGAFSTPLPQ, via the coding sequence ATGACGGCCGCCGCAGACTTCCAGGAGAACAAGGAGGACGAACAGGTGGAGAGCATCCGGCAGCTCGAGGAATGGCAGGGCCTGCGCGGCATCAACAGGGTCTGGGAGTTCGACGCGCCCGTTGAGACCGTGTTCCGCGCGCACACCGACCCGCTCTGGCTGGCCCGCTGGCTGGTGCCGGACGGCGTCGAACTGCGGTTCCGCCGCTGGGATGCCCGCACCGGCGGATCCTGGAGCTACTCCGTGGGCGCCGGCGGGGACGACTGGACCTTCTACGGCTCCTTCCACGAGGTCTCCGAGCCGTGGCGCATCGTGCAGACGGTGGAGGCGGAGGCCGACTCGCACGGCCCCGTCCTCGAAGTCCTCGACTTCCTCGAACTGCCCGGCGGCGGCTGCCGCCTCGAGGCCATCGCCATGTTCACCTCGCCCGCCGCCCGCGAAGAGGTCGGCGGCTCGGACGACGACGGCGGCCTGGCCCGCCTGACCGACCTCCTCTCCGAGCTGGGCGCCTTCTCCACCCCGCTGCCGCAGTAG
- a CDS encoding zinc-binding dehydrogenase yields MKLTPEDTVLIGGAAGGVGVLATQLAVATGATVIGTASERNHEFLRGLGAVPVTYGAGLADRVAEIGTPTAAADLNGTEVITVAQGFGVPAERITAIAAHGHQDGGFIATGGGDAGPGALERIAAGLADGSLVLPLEATFPVEQVADAYRLLEEGHVRGKVVVTLD; encoded by the coding sequence TTGAAGCTGACGCCGGAGGACACCGTGTTGATCGGCGGGGCCGCGGGAGGCGTGGGCGTTCTGGCCACGCAGCTCGCCGTCGCGACCGGAGCCACGGTGATCGGGACAGCGTCCGAACGCAATCACGAATTCCTGCGCGGACTCGGCGCCGTGCCCGTCACGTATGGCGCGGGCCTGGCGGACCGCGTCGCGGAGATCGGCACGCCCACTGCCGCTGCTGACCTCAACGGCACCGAAGTGATCACCGTGGCGCAGGGCTTCGGTGTCCCCGCGGAGCGCATCACCGCGATCGCCGCGCACGGCCATCAGGACGGCGGGTTCATCGCGACCGGTGGCGGGGATGCCGGTCCGGGCGCGCTGGAGCGCATCGCGGCGGGCCTCGCCGACGGTTCCCTGGTCCTGCCCCTCGAAGCGACCTTCCCCGTGGAACAGGTGGCGGACGCCTACCGGCTGCTGGAGGAGGGCCACGTCCGCGGCAAGGTGGTCGTCACGCTCGACTGA